The sequence CATTGGTTGTTAGGCCCTCGTGCGTGGCCCTTCATCATCGCAAGCGCCGTCGGATTGCTGGGGCTCACGGCAGCCGCTCACCTGACTCGACTGCGCTTCGACAGGCGCGTGCTCGCCGTCCGCGACGTCTCGGAGAGTCTGCGCGTCGGCGACGCAGCTGCCATTGCTCAGGGACTGGCCTCGGGTCTGCGCGGTGGCTTGGCGCCACTGGCGGCGCTGGGCTCCAGCATGACCGCAGCAACGTGGATCGCAAGCCGCACCGACACGCCCTTGGCGGCGCTGACTGGATTCGTGTTGGTCGTCGCAGCCATGGCCAGCGCGGGCCCTTTCGCGCTCGCGCTCGGAACCTACGCGCCCATCGTGGATGCCGCGCGCGGTGTCGGCTCCCTGTCGCCCCGTGGCATCGCCCCAGAGGTATCTCGCCGCACAGCGCGCCTCGACGATGCAGGCTTCGTTGGCGCGGCCATGGGTCAGTTCCACGCGTTCGTGATCGCGGCGGCAAGTGTGCTGGCCGCCACGGTCGCTGCGCTATCGACCGACCCCGCTGCCGTCGCCAACTTGACTGAACCCGCGGTGGCCTGGTGCGGCGCCCTCGGACTCGGAGTGGCCCTGGCCTACGCGGGTGACAGCTTGCGCCACGGAATGACCGCGGCGCGCAGCGTGACCCTCGAGGTGGAGCGCCAACTCAGGGTGTTCCCGCGGCAGCGAGGTCGTGCGCGAGTTCCCGAAGACTTCACGCCCAGCTACAAGGCATGCTTGGACCTATCCACGCGGAGTGCATTCCGCCGCCTGCTGCCCGTAGTGCTGGCGGTCGTGTCGGTCCCGGCCGTCCTCGTCTTGCTGCTGCGCCTCGCGGCGCCTGGCACCGCCCAGGCACTCACCCGACAGAGCTTGGTGGGCATGTTGGTGGTGGGTGCGCTCGCCAGTCTCGCCTTCGGTTTGTTCGGCGAAGGCGCGCGCCTCAGCTTGAGCGCTTCGCGCCGCCTGGCCAAGGCAAGCACGCCCAGTTCGGACGTTGCCAGTGCCTTGGGTGGCGAAGCATTTGCGGATGCCCTCGGACACCTGGCGTCTCCGGCCGCGCTGCTCGCGATCCAGGCCTGCGCCGCCGCCGCCCTCGTCGCGTTTTCCCTGCTCGTTCACTGAGTCATGTCGCAAACCCTTTCTCCTTGGAGTCAACGTTGTCGTCCCTAGCCGACGCCCTCTCTACCCTCTCGGATCGCGGTCTTCGCCGCCTACTTGGAGCGCGCACTTTCTTGCGCGGCCTCGACTACGAAAAGCGCCGCGTCGTGGAGGACGTCGGCGTCAACGAATCGTCCGCCTCCGGCAAGGTCAAGGGCTCGGACCCCGAACCCTACGAAGTGACCATCCGGCTGGGTGGCGAAGGCATCACCAGCCACTGCACCTGCCCCGCCTTCCAGAAGTCCGGGCAGCACTGCAAGCACGTCGCCGCCTTGCTCATCACGGTGCGCAACCAGGCGCGTGCCCAGCTGCCACGACGTGAGGTGCAAGCCGCTCCCCCCACCTCGGCAGCAAACTCCCAGGACGGCTCGAAGAGCAGTCGCCGTCGCGAGCGAAGGCGCCGCGCTCAATCACAAACTCACGTAGTTCCGCCCGGCCTGTCCACGCCCCCTTCGCCGGACGCCAGCGCACGCCCGACGGGCATCGGCGCCTGGTTGCCTCCCGAAGGCGCAGTACGGCAACAGAACCTCGAATTCCGCGTGCACGTACGCCAGGGTGGCCTCACGGTGACGGTGCTGGACACCGACGCACGCGTGCCACTGTTGCCGAGCGTCGCCCTGTCCTGGCAAGCATTGGCCCCCTCACCGGATCGGGGAGCACTTCGCGTGCTGTCCCGCTTCGAAAGCGGAAATCCGCGACATCCCGCCGTCGACATTCGCGGCGAGGACGCCGCGGAGCTGTTGCCCTTGCTCAAGGATCGCCGCGTGCTCTTGGAGCCGGCCTTGATGCAGCTTCGCTTCGCAGAGGAATTGCTGAAACCGCGCTTCGATCTAGAGATGGTCGGCGCCGAAACCATCGTCGCGAAGATCACCTTCGAGCGCCCAGGAGACGGTCGTCGCTTCCAGTTGACCAGCGGCGGATGGTTCGAGGGCGCGCCGGGTTGGCACATCGAAACCAGTGAGGGCATCGCTCGCACCATCGATCCGCGTGTCTCTCCCGCCGCCTTGCGACGGATTCTGCGCAGCCCGACCATCGCCGAACCGGCCTCGGAGCTGATCAGCATGATCACGGACGGGCTTCCGCGCGTAGCGGGCGAAATCGGGGCAGATCTGCCCGAGTTGGGCCAAGTCGCAGCCGTGATCGATCTGGAGCCCAAGTTCCGCCTGCGCGCCACGGGTGGCATCACCGAAGTACAAGCCGAGTTGCGTGCCGCCTACGGAGACCTCGAGGTCGAAGTGCGCGCCGACGGCATTTCGCCGCCCATCATCATCTTGCCGCCCGAGGAAGGGCAGAAGCGCGCAACCTGTATCCGCACCGACATCGTTGCACAGCAGAACGCCGTCAACGTGCTCCTGGACGCGGGCTTGAACCCAGACGAGAGCGGCAGCAGCTTCGTGGCCGAGGGCCAGCGCGCCATCGACTTCTGGTCCGAGGGGGTCGCGACCCTGCCCAAGAAGTGGGACCTCTACGTGCCGGAGCATCTGGTCGGCACCCAGGTCCGCAGCAAGGCGGTCACGATGAACGCCCGGGTCTCGAGCGGCGTCGACTGGCTCTCGGTAAAGGTCAGCTACGAGAGCGGTGGCATCGGCGTCGACCGCGACGAGTTGGTGAAGTGCCTGCGCGAAGGCAAGAAGTTCGTGCGCCTATCCGACGACACCTACGCCGAAATCGACCCGGATAAGGTGCAGGCGATGATCGATCGGGAGATCGAGCTCATGGCCGCTGCAGGCAAGAGCGGGCACGTGCCCCTTTCGCACGCGGGTCGCATTCAAGAGCTGCTCGAGCATGCCTCCAACGTGAACGTCGCGGCCGGGGCGAAGCAGCTCTTCGAGAAACTGGCGAACATCGACGAGATCAAGACCATCAAGAAGCCGCGCGGCCTGAAAGCCACGCTGCGCCCCTACCAGGAACAAGGACTGTCCTGGCTACGCTTCATCCACGAGATCGCCTCGGGCGGGGTGTTGGCTGACGACATGGGGCTGGGCAAGACGGTCCAGACCATCGCTTTGCTGCTCACCCTCAAGGCCGAGAAGAAGACCAAGCCCTTGCGTGCGCTGATCGTGGCGCCCACTAGCGTGGTCTCCAACTGGATGCGCGAGATCGAGCGCTTCGGCCCTTCCTTGACCACCGCGCTGTGGCACGGCGCGGGCCGCAAAGGCCAGAAGGACGAGCTGGAGAGCGCGAACGTCATCATCACCAGCTACGCGCTGCTGCGGCGTGACATCGACCTGCTGGCCAAACTCGATCTCGACTACGCCATCCTGGACGAGGCGCAAGCCATCAAGAACCCCGTCTCGGCGACGGCCCAGGCCGCCAAAGAGCTTGGCGCGTCCCGTCGCCTGGCCCTGACCGGAACACCCATCGAGAATCGCCTGTCGGAGATTTGGAGCATCTTCGAGTTCGTCAGCCCGGGCCTGCTCGGACCCTTGCCCAAATTCGAGGAACGCTTCGCGCGCCCCATCGATCAAGGTGATTCCAAGACCGCGGCTCGACTGCGAGCCACGATCCATCCCTTCATCCTTCGCCGCACCAAGAACGAAGTGGCCAAGGATCTGCCGCCGAAGATCGAGATCGACAAGGTCATCGACCTCACGCCGGACCAGAAGGCCATCTACCTGCAGGTACTGCGCGAAGTGCGTGCTCAGGTCATGGGCGAAGTGGAACGCGTGGGGCTCGCAAAGAGCCAGCTGCACATCCTGGCGGGCTTGACCAAACTGCGACAGGCCGCATGTGACCCGCGCTTGCTCGGCCTCCCGCGTGAATTCACGCATGACGACAGCGGCAAACTGTCGGCGGTGCGCGAATTGGTGGAAGAAGTCGAGTCTGGTGGGCACAAAGTGCTCATCTTCAGTCAATTCGTCTCGATGTTGAAGCTATTGGCGCAAGCGCTCGACGAAGACAAGATCCGCTACGAGTACCTCGACGGCAGTACGACGGATCGCCCCGAGCGTATCGACAACTTCCAAAGCGACCCCACCATTCCCGTCTTCTTGATCAGCCTGAAGGCGGGCGGCTCGGGATTGAATCTCACCGCCGCGGATACGGTGATCCACTTCGATCCGTGGTGGAACCCGGCAGTAGAAGACCAGGCTTCAGACCGCGCACATCGCATCGGTCAGAAGAAGGTCGTGACCGTCTACCGCATGGTGGCCGCCGGCACGATCGAAGAGAAGATCCTGCAGCTGAAACAAAAGAAGAAGGATCTCGTCGCCAGCGTGCTGACCGAGGATTCCGGGGGCGCAAAGAAGCTGACCCACGACGATCTGGACGACCTGTTCCGCATGGAATGAAAAAGAGCACCGCGTCTCTGGACGCGGCGCTCTTTTCGTTCCCCTAGTTCGCTGAATCAGACGTCGGCGCCGGTAGCGGCTTCACAGCCGTTACCGAAACCATAGTCGACACCGCAGTCCCCGTTGCTCTGGCAGCAGGGAGTCCCCGAACCGACCGACGGGCAGAAGGCAGGATTGCACGCCGTTCCGCCACCCGAGCCGCCCGCTCCCGTGCCGCCGGTGCTGGTGCCGCCGGTGCCGCCGCCGGCACCGAAGCCGCCCGACCCGCCGCCCGCGCCGAATCCACCGGTGCTGCCGCCAGCGCCTGTACCGCCCGTTGCGATGCCGCCGAAGCCGCCGGTGCCAGTATCGATACCGGAGTCACTCTTGGCGCCTCCAGTTGCGGGAATCCCCGAACTCTCGTCGCTAGAAGCGCACGAAGTGAAGAGCATGGGTCCAGTAATCAACGTTGCTGCGGCAACGATTAGGGCGCGCGAGAGCTGCGACACGTCAAGCCTCCTTGGGGAAAACCACCACCTGGGCCAAGGATGCCCGGCGGTGACAGCGGGGAGCCTAGCGCGAAACAAGCGTGCAGACGAAATGAATTTCGGCCCTGCAGCCGATAGCCAGGGTTTATCTGGGAAACGACACGCGACTTCCCCACGAAAGTCGCGCCTTCGACGCGTCGCGAAACGGTGATTCGGGTAGGATTCCGCCGCCGTGCCGTCATCCCCGCCGCGCTCCGCCCCCAGCTGGCTGCCGTGGGTCC is a genomic window of Polyangiaceae bacterium containing:
- a CDS encoding sodium/proton-translocating pyrophosphatase — protein: MTQFGLILALESSGLVFALLLTRWLATRDGGGAELRRIAGALSRAVDAFLSEQLRVIALGAGLAAAVAFGIHAALAPAAAVLSRLEVAFWAALGLACGAACTALASRAAARLAVSGSLRALGGARTSADAGLAVAMRAAGGSALVVEGLAVIGLCLPFTLLYAMKGGLSADAPTAASLFVAVVAVAPGFGLGAGLGALIVQRAGSVFHNAGDIAADLAGERDAGLDHDDARNPAVVTDLVGDYVGVAARRAAHAFLSATLVNLAIALLGAALVKLHPEDPRSVLPIVFLPALVRSFGIVSTAFSVMTVRTDEQGDVVTSLWRGQATHTLIALGSSAGVAHWLLGPRAWPFIIASAVGLLGLTAAAHLTRLRFDRRVLAVRDVSESLRVGDAAAIAQGLASGLRGGLAPLAALGSSMTAATWIASRTDTPLAALTGFVLVVAAMASAGPFALALGTYAPIVDAARGVGSLSPRGIAPEVSRRTARLDDAGFVGAAMGQFHAFVIAAASVLAATVAALSTDPAAVANLTEPAVAWCGALGLGVALAYAGDSLRHGMTAARSVTLEVERQLRVFPRQRGRARVPEDFTPSYKACLDLSTRSAFRRLLPVVLAVVSVPAVLVLLLRLAAPGTAQALTRQSLVGMLVVGALASLAFGLFGEGARLSLSASRRLAKASTPSSDVASALGGEAFADALGHLASPAALLAIQACAAAALVAFSLLVH
- a CDS encoding SNF2-related protein, which gives rise to MSSLADALSTLSDRGLRRLLGARTFLRGLDYEKRRVVEDVGVNESSASGKVKGSDPEPYEVTIRLGGEGITSHCTCPAFQKSGQHCKHVAALLITVRNQARAQLPRREVQAAPPTSAANSQDGSKSSRRRERRRRAQSQTHVVPPGLSTPPSPDASARPTGIGAWLPPEGAVRQQNLEFRVHVRQGGLTVTVLDTDARVPLLPSVALSWQALAPSPDRGALRVLSRFESGNPRHPAVDIRGEDAAELLPLLKDRRVLLEPALMQLRFAEELLKPRFDLEMVGAETIVAKITFERPGDGRRFQLTSGGWFEGAPGWHIETSEGIARTIDPRVSPAALRRILRSPTIAEPASELISMITDGLPRVAGEIGADLPELGQVAAVIDLEPKFRLRATGGITEVQAELRAAYGDLEVEVRADGISPPIIILPPEEGQKRATCIRTDIVAQQNAVNVLLDAGLNPDESGSSFVAEGQRAIDFWSEGVATLPKKWDLYVPEHLVGTQVRSKAVTMNARVSSGVDWLSVKVSYESGGIGVDRDELVKCLREGKKFVRLSDDTYAEIDPDKVQAMIDREIELMAAAGKSGHVPLSHAGRIQELLEHASNVNVAAGAKQLFEKLANIDEIKTIKKPRGLKATLRPYQEQGLSWLRFIHEIASGGVLADDMGLGKTVQTIALLLTLKAEKKTKPLRALIVAPTSVVSNWMREIERFGPSLTTALWHGAGRKGQKDELESANVIITSYALLRRDIDLLAKLDLDYAILDEAQAIKNPVSATAQAAKELGASRRLALTGTPIENRLSEIWSIFEFVSPGLLGPLPKFEERFARPIDQGDSKTAARLRATIHPFILRRTKNEVAKDLPPKIEIDKVIDLTPDQKAIYLQVLREVRAQVMGEVERVGLAKSQLHILAGLTKLRQAACDPRLLGLPREFTHDDSGKLSAVRELVEEVESGGHKVLIFSQFVSMLKLLAQALDEDKIRYEYLDGSTTDRPERIDNFQSDPTIPVFLISLKAGGSGLNLTAADTVIHFDPWWNPAVEDQASDRAHRIGQKKVVTVYRMVAAGTIEEKILQLKQKKKDLVASVLTEDSGGAKKLTHDDLDDLFRME